In Deltaproteobacteria bacterium, a genomic segment contains:
- a CDS encoding HAMP domain-containing protein, whose amino-acid sequence MPESHPSGSAPLPTQDEKIVAEKPSLSIRTRITTGFLICFLMALGITLASLYFIFRLEEKLHFLDVADNFTFEIQQARRFEKNFFLYGTNLAEAQSHVQTALTLLQTNTLKLQGVVGKEPFQTMVVHTETYKSLLENIQMLVETKSEAIAPQRRKLEADLRLHGAEMISLAFTILQKERQSVEQMLGWARRVPLIFLGFLFVLMIYLAHLLSRQILGPLTQLLGYTHRIAKGDFTPVIPTRPYRDEFSDLTLAMNRMLEELDRRHDVLILSHKLRAVGTLTAGIAHELNNPINNITLTAHVLKEDYNELSDGERLEMIEDLISQADRSQSIIRNLLDFAREGESKIEPLELGQLIQETVRLAGNQIKLSGAHLDVSILPNLPRIHGDHQQLSQVFLNILLNALDIIPKGGRIQISVANEDPNFLAAKITDNGPGIPEHILPNIFDPFFTTKTQGKGTGLGLSVSQGIVARHGGQIRVSSKTGVGTTFTIILPVTTIPAPELSSKLFEESNLPSLI is encoded by the coding sequence ATGCCGGAATCGCACCCTTCAGGAAGTGCCCCACTTCCCACCCAGGACGAGAAGATCGTCGCCGAAAAACCCAGTCTGAGTATCCGGACCCGCATCACCACCGGGTTCCTGATCTGTTTTCTTATGGCCTTGGGGATCACCCTGGCCTCCCTGTATTTTATCTTCCGGTTGGAGGAGAAATTACATTTTTTGGATGTGGCCGATAATTTTACCTTTGAAATCCAGCAGGCCCGAAGATTTGAAAAAAATTTTTTCCTCTATGGAACTAATCTGGCTGAGGCCCAAAGCCATGTCCAGACCGCTTTGACTTTGCTCCAGACCAACACCCTTAAGCTCCAGGGGGTCGTGGGAAAGGAGCCTTTCCAAACGATGGTCGTCCACACTGAAACGTATAAGTCCCTTTTGGAAAATATTCAGATGCTGGTCGAAACCAAATCGGAGGCTATTGCTCCCCAGCGTAGAAAGTTGGAAGCCGATCTCCGCCTCCACGGGGCGGAGATGATCTCTTTGGCCTTTACGATTCTCCAGAAGGAACGTCAATCAGTGGAACAAATGCTGGGTTGGGCCAGGCGGGTTCCCCTCATTTTTTTAGGATTTCTCTTCGTCCTGATGATCTACCTGGCCCATCTCCTCTCCAGACAGATCCTGGGACCTTTAACCCAATTACTGGGATATACCCATCGCATAGCCAAAGGCGATTTTACCCCGGTAATCCCCACCAGACCCTACCGGGATGAATTTTCCGATCTTACTTTGGCCATGAATCGTATGCTGGAAGAACTGGACCGCCGCCATGACGTTTTGATCCTATCGCACAAACTCCGGGCCGTAGGGACTTTGACGGCCGGTATTGCCCACGAGTTGAATAATCCCATCAATAATATTACCCTGACCGCTCACGTCCTCAAGGAAGATTATAATGAATTGTCGGATGGAGAACGACTGGAGATGATCGAAGATCTGATCAGTCAGGCCGATCGATCCCAAAGCATCATTCGAAACCTGCTTGATTTTGCCCGGGAAGGGGAATCCAAAATAGAACCCCTGGAACTGGGACAACTGATCCAGGAGACGGTCCGCCTGGCCGGAAATCAAATCAAGCTTTCCGGTGCCCACCTGGATGTCAGTATCTTACCGAATCTTCCCCGGATTCATGGGGATCACCAGCAATTAAGCCAGGTATTTTTAAACATCCTCTTAAACGCCCTCGACATCATCCCCAAAGGCGGGCGGATCCAGATTTCCGTAGCCAACGAAGACCCTAATTTTTTAGCTGCCAAGATCACCGATAATGGGCCGGGGATTCCCGAACATATCCTGCCCAATATTTTTGACCCTTTTTTTACTACCAAAACTCAAGGGAAGGGCACGGGACTGGGACTATCCGTATCTCAAGGAATTGTGGCCCGTCATGGAGGGCAGATTCGCGTTTCCAGCAAAACCGGTGTGGGGACGACCTTTACCATTATTTTGCCTGTCACGACCATTCCGGCTCCGGAGTTATCTTCAAAACTATTTGAAGAATCCAACCTGCCTTCCTTAATATGA